The Rhododendron vialii isolate Sample 1 chromosome 3a, ASM3025357v1 nucleotide sequence aaaaggaaaaaaagagaaaaactctGAATATTGTTGATGTAAAAgttttaataattgaatagaTTACAGCCTTTTTTATAAGACCTTAAACTCTAGAAATTTTACTGAAAAAGAAATCTTAAATCATGTCAAAACAAGAggtattaaagaaaaaatattttctaattaattaaaataaaattctaattcttgtagaccaagagtcttaataaaggtagaaatcaaaatcaaactgaatacggaaagttaataattctaacctaaacgaaaatatttctagtcaaaatcttattctaaaacaataaaaataaaataaaataactctccatttttgtcctacatcacatACTCAAACCAAAACTTTGCTGTGGCAGCACGTTTGAAACTTTTTCATAGCAATGAGAActaaaaagatacaaaaaaatgaCAGTAACATCAATTGCTCTTTTCCACATGCACCGAGGATACACATTCTACAGCTACGTATAGATGACAATTTCTACAGCTGTACAGATGACAATTTGAGTGTTTTAATCTGAAATGGAACAAAATTGTCCTTGAACGCGTTCTGATGTTGCTTAACGAGGTATTGCTATAGACTTTTTGTCAATTAAATTTGCCTTAAAGTTTCTTAAACTTGCACTGATTTTGTCTTAGTTACCGGTTCGTGAGTGTTTATCTTCACTGGATATTTATTGTGTCTTGTATGTTTCATTTTACTATATTTTAATTCCGATCTTTCTCACGCTAATGTTTTTAGGGCACTAGTCCATCCAACATTCTGGCCATGACTTTCACGACAACTGCTGCTTCTGAAATGAGAGATCGTATTGGAGCCAAGGCTGGGAAGGCAACAGCAAAATAGCTCACGGTCAGCACATTCCACTCATTTTCCCGGCAACTTTGTTGTTCACATGCTGAAGGTATGCATATTTTGAGGGGCTTCCTAGTATTATTGACTCGGAATTATTGAACTTTTCTCGTCTTCTGTTTAGGTTTGTGTCTAGACAGGCAGTTAATACACGGCATAACTGGACTTCTTGCAGTTTGAGGCATATTTTTAAGACACAAATTAACTGGATTTAAATCAAAATCGGAAACTTTGCTAGTGTTTGGATCAAAATCGGAAACTTTGCTAGTGTTTGGATTTCCACTGCATGTGTACTGTATTATTTTTCCTGCTGATGTCGAAGATATTCATTATAATGAGCATATCGGTCTAGTTGTTCATGTGGGCATCTTTGAGTCTTGTTTTTTTCCTGTCTCATAATATGAAGGCTGCTTACTCCTTGAAGTTCTTGACTGAATATGTTCTTTTTTACTTGTGCACTTTTGTCCGCAATTCCATGCAAATATAGTTCGGTAAAGAAAATTCAAAGGCTTACGACGTTCCAAACCTGTGAATTAGAGCCAACAAATTGTTAAACCAGTTAGATGATCAGAGTCCTACTTTGGGATGTCTATCATCTTAATTTATTCATATCTCCTTGAATGGATGATGAGCACCAGCTGGATTACCAATGATGCTAATCTAATAAACTGAGATTAAACTCCAAAAACAAAGATTAATATAGGAGAGTAAAGATCTCAGTTTTTTATAATACCGTGATCTTTTTCAACATCTAACCTCAGTTGTTTCTGAAACTGtgggtatatcgaggtgattaaTTAAGGACATGTATAAACGTGCCGTCACTATCATTAGATCACCAGTAGGGAAAACGAGTAAATTTTCAATCAcggtaggattgcatcaagggtcagtcTTGAGCCCATACTTTTTTgtcttagttatggatgaattgactagacaatttcaggagGATGCCCCATGGTGTATGTTGTTTGCAGATGATATTGTCCTCGTAGATAaaaccgctagaggtgttaatatgaaattagaaATCTAAAGGGAAGTATTAAAGTCAAAGGGTTCTcagataagtaggagtaaaattgaGTACATGGCGTGCAAGTTTAGTAATACCAATAGTGTGCATGAAGAAAGTGTGATAATCCAAGATCCGGAGACACCAAAGAGTGactattttaggtatttaggctcaattattaataTGGATAGAGATATTGCCGATAATGTGACTCATAGGATCCAAGTGAGgggctcaagtggaggagcgtTACTggggtgtactatgtgacaagagagtaaccacataatttttttttttttgatcagcagtAAGACCAGTGATACTTTGCGGGACAAAAtattggcctattaagaaacaacatatgagcaagatgagtgtagtggaaatgagaatgttgaggtgtaTGTGTGGTAGGACTAGACAAGATATTATTAGAAATGAAACTGTTCGTGAGATGGTATGTGGTATGTATACCACCTAaaagaggagaagttgaggaaaaAACGGCTAAATTGGTTTGGACAAGTCTACCGTAGATCTGGAGATGcaatagttaagagagcggatatgatAATTTTGGGTAGCAACGCTATGGAAAGGGGAAGACCTAAATTGATACTTGATGTTGTGCGCAATGATATGAGTGCATGTAATGGGTTTGAGTAAACAAGTGatccttgacagagctcaataaaaaaaaaatgattcatgtagccaaccccaagtgattgggacttaaagctcgatttgatttggtttagtttggtttggtttgatgttTCTGAAACTATGattaataattataaaatatcATGATTTTACTAAAAACCGTGATTAATTCATAGTCATACAATCTTGGTTATTTGAAAGAACTAGGATCATCTCATtagcaaaattttaaaaagaaaatctgtAGCCATTTGTACTAGGATCATCCCATTTAATCAACAATTTATTTCCATCAATAAACTTCAACTACGTACATAAACGAACTtcgatataaaaaaaaatcactggctttttcttttcatatatcacaacaaataaaaaagttcACAAATTATCGGTACTCAAAGAATGAGCCTCATAAGTTATCAACATGACACAAATACACAAAAGCTATAACCAAAGTTTCCATACGAAAAGATAGTACTAATGACCTacaaatctcattttttttatcggcaaaagtaacgttttattaagaaaaatgagaaagggAAATTCTAACTAAAGGTTGAAAAATACATCCAAGGGACAAAATCCGTAACTCCTGAAAGCCTAAAAACCCAAATAATAGAATGAAGCCTACAATTCTCCATTACAATGAGGTCTTCCAGTGACCTTCCTAAACTTTATAGTTTCCCTCAAATTACAATACCTCATTCCATATAGATTCAAATACTAATATTTAACATTTGTTTCTACTGAAAATGTCCCAACGCAAAGCGTGAAACTTACGGTCAACAGAGTAAATATATTGAAAAAAACCCACTCAATTTTAAGATCCACTAAAATCAATCAATAATGGTGAGCGCGAATTTAGTACAAATGGGTTTTTACTGGAGTAACAAGGAAAAGAGTGTGAGGAACGACACATAcagagccggcttatagccaaggcgaGGGAAGAGGGCGCTTCTGGccccgaaaaaaattaaaaacgagggcccccaaaattttaggattcctatatatatatatatagtcccaaaaaaaattacactagcCTCCTTTATATAAAATAGGCCCAATTAAAATTTAGgagccacaaaataggcccaaattgTGGACTATACTTGTTATAGTTTCATCGGgggaaagaagcttttcaaagttgaaattgatcaaaaattatcttcggtcaaccatgtctcaagaaagattaaatggattggctatATTGTCTATCGAGAAGAAATTGGAGAAGAAACTTGACTATGGAGACTTAATCAGTgcgtttgcagcaaaaagtgcaagaaaaataattttcaaatgatggattttgaggtatggtaaatcttttgtattggtttttatttttatttttatttttttatgactctttgtagaccacttttatatgaaaaatatagggtggCCTCATTCAAAAGATTCGCTTccggcctccaaaacttatgagccggccctggACACATATATAATAAGGTTAGAAAGAGGAGAGTGGGAGGAGCATTAttgttattaaaaaaacattattCAAGGCCTACTGCATGCATTTCTCCAAAGTTTCTCAATCCATTATTCCAAGTGATCTATTGAAAGTCAAGTAAACACCTAACCCACTAATAGCATTAGTAGAAAGAGGAGAGTGGGAGCATTATTAACAATGGAAGGTACAAACATTATTCAAGGCCTATTGCATGCATTTCTCCCAAGTTTCTCAATCCATTTTTCCAAAACGATatatttctataaaaaaaaaaattaaaaatcggagtatatatatatatattttttaaaaattaggtaTAAGCtaggagtataatttttttacttttcttatttCACTCGTCGAGgcaaatcgaaaaagtaaaaaaattataacttccACCCAGATATTTTTAGAATTATCcaagaaaaagctaaaaaaaacctggatcttttcttttgaacattttaaaaaatatttgaataaaataattttactttttcgtttccttttcaaaaacatttgaataaaagttataattttactttttcgattccccttgtcgagacaaaccaatagttcacaaaaatttgacgtcaaacaaaaaaaaagatttatttatttttgaataaggacaacaaAAAAGTCAAGTTGACTTTCCAAGAGAGACCTCGTCTAATAACATTGGATACAAATCATCACAAGCTGAAAACCCACATTGAGTTGTGTGTTTTGCATGTGATCGATTGATCATGCTTTCATCCATGACTACGAGTGCAGCTTTTGCTTTCTTCGTTTGCTTTCTCATCACCATTCCAAATTTCCATGTTTGCTCCAATCACTCTCATAATGATACTGTCACTTGCTTCGAAAATGAGAGGGAAGCCCTGCTCAAATTCAAGCAAGATTTGATAGGCCCTTCGAACAAGTTGACCTCTTGGGATATTAAGGAGGATTGCTGCCAGTGGACCGGAGTTGTCTGTGACAACTTCATTGGTCATGTCCGCAAGATCCGACTTTGGAGTCCTTATGAGGATTCTGAAAAAGAAGCTTTAGGAGGAAAGCTAATTCCCTCTTTGCTCAATTTGAAGCACCTCCAATATCTGGACTTGAGCCTCAATTATTTTGATGGGGCTCACATCCCTGGCTTCATTGGCTCTATTGCAACTTTGAGATCCCTAAACCTTTCTGGGGCAGGATTCAGCGGAACCATTCCACCTCAACTAGGAAACGTCACCACCATGCGTTACCTTGATCTTTGATCTAACTACGGACTACTTTGTGGAAATTTGCAATGGCTTTCGCTTCTTGTTTTGCTACAACACCTCGATATGAGTGATGTAGACCTTAGCAAAGCATTGGATTGGCTACAGGTGACAAGCAACCTTCCTTCCTTGGTAGAATTACACTTGTCGAATTGAGGACTCAAGTATGTCGTCTCTCCTTCTTCAATGAACAAAATTAACTTTACATCACTTGGCATCCTCGACCTTTCCTATTATAACCATATTGGATCATCTATACCCGGTTGGGTTGCCAATCTTAATCATCTAGTCTTCCTAGATTTGAGTGAATGTTTGTTTGAAGGTCCACTTCCTAGTGGTCTTAAAAACATGACTTCACTCAGAGTTCTCGATTGGTCTAGAAATCCTTCTAATTCTACCATACCAAACTGGTTGTATAGTCTAAGCCATCTTGAATCACTCAGTCTTCGTAGGAATCTTTTGCATGGTGTGGTGTCAATTGCCATTGAAAACTTGACTTCCCTCGTTAGTCTTGACTTATCAGACAATCAACTTCAGGGGAGTATACCCAACATCACTCGAAAAACTTTGTAAGTTGAAGACAATTGATTTATCATATAACGAGTTTTCCGGGGAGGTGGCTGACATTTTCAAAGGTTTCTCTCGATGCAAGTCTAATGAGTTAAAGACCTTCCATTCGTGTGGGAATCATCTTCTTGGTCGCTTGCTTTATGAGGTTTGTCAACTAACAAGTCTGGCCGACTTTGATCTCCACAGCAACTCTATTTCTGGTCCCATTCCAGTGTCGATTGGAAGATTATCATCCTTAATATGGTTTGATCTTTCTCTAATAAGTTCAATGGGACTCTTCCTGAAAGTCTTGGGCGTCTCGTAAAGTTAGAAGGCTTGTTCATATCCAATAATTCATTGGAGGGTGTCGTCTCTGATGTTCACTTTGCCAATCTCACGAGATTGTGTAACCTAGATGCCGGTGGAAACAGTTTGACTTTGAATGCAAGTAAGAATTGGGTTCCCTCTTTCCAAGTTGAACGCTTGATTTTGGATTCATGGAAGTTAGGGCCACAGTTTCCTCTTTGGCTTCCATCTCAGATGAAGTTGGCTGCGTTGAGCATAGCCAACACAAGAATTTCAGACTCCATTCCTACCTTGTTTTGGCCCATTCTTTTGAAATTAAACTATGCAAACCTCTCTCGTAACGAAATTCATGGAGAGATTTCAAGGCTTCCTAATGTTGAGGATGAGCATGCCACGATTGACAAGTTCCAACCTCTTCAACGGTTTGCTACCACTTATCCTCCTAACTTGAATTGGCTAGATCTTTCGAATAACTCTTTCTCAAGATCTATTTACCACATGTTATGTGATAAGGGAAAGGAACCTAACATTGGATTGTCCTACCTCAATATGGGAAATAATTGTTTGTCGGGAAAAATTCCCGACTGTTGGAAGCAATGGCAATCCCATGTTATCATCAAATTAGAGAACAACAATCTGGAGGGTAGCATTCCAAGCTCCATCGGACTGTTACCTAACCTTAAATCATTGCACTTGCGGCACAACAAGCTCACAGGGGAACTACCGCAGACACTGCGATATTGCTCATCTTTGTTGATCATCGCCCTTGGTGAAAACTAGCTTACTAGAACCGTACCACCGTGGATGGGCAATGCCTCGTTAGGATAGATAGTTCTGGATCTCCGCTCCAATAACTTTTTGGGCGACCTTCCATGTGAACTATGTCATTTAAGCCATCTTCAAATCTTGGACGTTGCACATAACAATCTATTTGGTCTTGTGCCTAGATGTTTTGCCAATTTTAGCGTCATGGCAAAAATAAGTAACTCAAGTTACTCGATGttggaacatttccaaaatatttaatgtATATTAAATGTGAATATTGGTGAAcggttttaatccaaaaggTGTGTCTATTCAGGTTATATGAATGGACATGGTTATTGGATTTAAAGGCAAACGATGTgtctattcaggttaaatgaatagacatgaTCTAATCAAGAGGTATAACTATTGGGATTAAATCAAGAGATGCGATCTTTGGCTAACAGTCATGatctatgcctataaaaggcaaATGATTCTACCAATTGAAAGGATGAAGAGAATCGGAACAATTCTGATTGttctttctctctagaattatctcCTGCGATTATACTTAAGGGGCTCGCAAAATCCAAAGGTATTCGGGTCTCTCTTCGTTTGTGCATAACGCAGTTAGACAACAGTTGGAGACTGGGCTTCAATTTATCTTGGAGGCAGCttcgctgtaacccggtgcacaccgaATTCTCTTGaattggtgggggcgaataTCGTTTTAAGGACAGCTACATAATAACGTAACTTAAAGCATCTCTGTTTATCGAAGAGGCGTGactattcaggttaaatgaatagatGTGAACATTGGATTTAAGCACAAAAGGTGTgtctattcaggttaaatgaatagacattATCAAACCAAAAGGTGAGACCATTGGGGTGGAATGAATAGATATGACTATTGCATTTAATCAAAGAGGTGTAATCTTCAGCCAACGGTCACGatctatgcctataaaaggcaaATGGTTCTACCAATTGAAAGAGTGCCTACGATAATCAGAATCATTCTGACTGTtgtttctctctagaattatctcCTACGCTTATACTTGAGGGGCTCGCAAAATCCAAAGGTATTCGGGTCTCTCTTCGTTTGTGCATAACGCAGTTAGACAACAGTTGGAGACTGGGCTTCAATTTATCTTGGAGGCGGCTTCGCTGTAACCCGATGCACACTGAATTTTCTTGAATTGGTGGGGGTGAATATCGTTTTAAGGACAGCGACATAGTAACGTGACTTGAAGCATCTCTGTTTATCCACTTTCATCGGCTACGACGACTTTTCAAACCAACACTCGATGTATTGGTCTTCTCCGCATATATAGCACATTGGAATTTCAAGATAATGCAAATTTGGTGGCCAAAGGAAGAGAGGTTGAATATAGAACGACTCTTGGATTGGTGATAAGCATGGATCTTTCTGGAAATAATTTATCTGGAGGAACTCACTGAACTCTTGGGGTTGTGGTCGTTAAATTTGTCTGGCAATCATTTGACGGGAAGAATCCCAAGGAATATATAGGTGATATCAAACAACTAGAATCCCTTGATTTCTCACTAATTCAACTTTCTGGGGAAATTCCTTCGAGCATGTCAAGTTTGACATTCTTGAGTCACTTGAACTTGTCCCATAGCAATTTGACGGGGAGTATTCCTTCAAGTACTCAACTTCAAAGCATGAATGAATCCAATTTTTATGGCAACAATCTTTGTGGGCCTCCACTCACAAGCTGCAACCCAGACAAGACACTCCCTCCAAAAGTTGATCGATAAgcaaataaagaagaagaaggacaGGGATTTCGGAAGCGTTGTTCTTTGCAAGCATGGCACTTGGATTTGCAGTTGGGTTTTGGATTGTGTTGGGTCCTATATTGTTCAAGAGGTCTTGGAGAATCACTTATTTCCAGGTGCTAGAAGATATTTGGCGATTTCATTTTTGAATGTCGCTAATATATTTCGTAGATGAAAATAGCGCTTCTTTGttcctttgtggaaaaaaaaaaaaccaattcagTGTTTGGTATGCTTTATAGTTTCAACAATAAGGGAATTTTAATTGTTGGGTAGTCCATCTAGAAGATAGTAGTGTGTACCTTTGAGTGTTTTTTCATTTACTATGTAACCTGTAATATATAATTGTGTAATATATGTTTTGTGGATGTAGGCAAGACGTTACTCTTTTGTATTTTGCATCTAATATAGTGTGCTTCCATACATAATTGATTAGCTATTACAGTAAATACAATTAGCTTAAAACTTCGTTCATATATTTAACATTTAGCTGGATGTAAAGACTTCAAGCAGAAATTGTTTGtattgaaaattcaaaagataAAACTATTGTCACGAAGTAACAACTTTATTGTTATTGGCTCAATATCTTTTCACTTAAGTCAGATACAACTACAATTCTATTGTTATTGGCTCAATGCTAATAGAATTCTCCTCCAAGAGTACTAGATCGTAAGAATTATAGCCCAATTGAAGCTTTGCcaaaacaaaggggaaaacAAAGCACCTACAGTTTGACTGCAATGCATTTTGTCCAGGTACATATACAAAGCCCCCACATAACAAGGAGTTGGTAGCAAAATTGCTTctatgcaaaacaaaaatgggGTCCCAAAAAAGGCTAGCAAATTACAACTGCTTGCAAAATACCACCAACACTTTCACCTACTGAGACGGTGCAAAACATGCCGCAGCAGCAGCATTCCATGTTGCAGGCATCGAATTGGGTAGTTAAGGACACTGTGATAGTAAATATTGGAGCATATGTGGAGGTACCTGTACTCCCTGCACAGGGCATTACTTCAATAACACggaatgctaaaaaaattaacagatACAATGAATAAGAGTTAACTTGATGTGTTACCTCAGATGAACATCTTTTTTGTCTTGTCACAGCCAATGCCTTCTCCACAGTACTTCTAATCCGTCGCCTTCTACGGTCATAAACAATCCTCTTCTTTAGTCCTTTTGGTTTGATAGCATTTTCATTATCCGCACAACCTTGCTTTTCCCCATGCCAACTGTTTCGTAACTACTATGGAATTGTAACATGCCTTCAACAATTTGAAGCAACTTTGTGCCTTGCTCAATAGACACCTCATACGTATCTTTCAATTCAGAGGCCCTAGATGCAATCTTGTTAAAGAGGGAGCATAATGACTTATACCGGGTATTTTTTTTCCGGCTTAATATCACGTCCTCGATAATCTTGCACTACTTCAGCTCTAGCTACTCTTGTCCAGCTTTTTTGGATATAATGACTTGGGATTTCCGTAAAGTTCATTGCATCTTTAAGGACTTTAATAGCATGGCTACACAGGACACCTCTCATTTCAAACAATCTACAAGAACATGACAAATTACCATCTCCATCTCTTTTCACTTGACGTAGTCTATCAGCTGCAATTAGGTACAAGATACAATCAGGTTCTTGAAAATGAT carries:
- the LOC131321272 gene encoding receptor-like protein EIX1, with protein sequence MNKINFTSLGILDLSYYNHIGSSIPGWVANLNHLVFLDLSECLFEGPLPSGLKNMTSLRTINFRGVYPTSLEKLCKLKTIDLSYNEFSGEVADIFKGFSRCKSNELKTFHSCGNHLLGRLLYEFNGTLPESLGRLVKLEGLFISNNSLEGVVSDVHFANLTRLCNLDAGGNSLTLNASKNWVPSFQVERLILDSWKLGPQFPLWLPSQMKLAALSIANTRISDSIPTLFWPILLKLNYANLSRNEIHGEISRLPNVEDEHATIDKFQPLQRFATTYPPNLNWLDLSNNSFSRSIYHMLCDKGKEPNIGLSYLNMGNNCLSGKIPDCWKQWQSHVIIKLENNNLEGSIPSSIGLLPNLKSLHLRHNKLTGELPQTLRYCSSLLIIALGEN